From one Anopheles cruzii chromosome 3, idAnoCruzAS_RS32_06, whole genome shotgun sequence genomic stretch:
- the LOC128273884 gene encoding uncharacterized protein LOC128273884, producing MKFCQSLLQVLGCCYLVQLTATLPFSFPDSNGRSKASARALSRAEPTSRQEAFEGRSSSGSGGRYAYPDIYSRYQVHEDDADPPGVNQKQTPYLPRPTPASTGRITPPSPIYTTKSNRPNSAFNRLPPAKADEPIQAEPAEDYDDDDDDVGEEAQPDKPVPVAPVYNPVAGGASGGSLLSPNSVNNLFYGFNDKFGGLFGENRNKFKLKRRKPGQPCIPYSLLHKLKYGRDLQGNPVDPKTLLPNLNLILADLNYYAPNNNLYGGGADHASDTPAGGGGAVFNNHFYDAVGGYPCQGASFGGGGGHKPFRPHRPHGGGPLGFFGQGGLFDWVPSADAVQSDEGVDGGGGGTGNRPAVVFNLNDAIDSVATNWRPGESFQKVMGVIADFITQVAGGAAAPVADVASDVRTINREFFSLFG from the exons atgAAATTCTGCCAATCG CTGCTGCAAGTGTTGGGCTGCTGCTATCTCGTTCAACTGACCGCGACGCTACCGTTCAGCTTTCCCGATAGCAACGGCCGGTCGAAGGCGTCCGCTAGAGCCTTATCGCGCGCAGAGCCAACCTCCCGTCAGGAGGCTTTCGAAGGACGGAGCAgtagcggcagcggcggacgTTACGCGTACCCGGACATCTACAGTCGGTATCAGGTCCACGAGGACGACGCCGACCCGCCAGGGGTGAATCAGAAGCAGACACCCTACCTGCCGAGACCGACCCCGGCGAGTACCGGGCGCATCactccgccgtcgccgatctACACAACCAAATCGAACCGTCCGAACTCGGCCTTCAATCGGCTGCCACCGGCCAAGGCGGATGAACCGATCCAGGCGGAACCGGCTGAagattacgacgacgacgatgacgacgtggGAGAAGAGGCCCAACCCGACAAACCGGTGCCCGTGGCGCCGGTCTAcaatccggtggccggcggcgcaTCCGGTGGCTCGCTGCTGTCCCCCAACTCGGTCAACAATCTGTTCTACGGCTTCAACGACAAATTCGGCGGGCTGTTCGGGGAGAACCGGAACAAGTTCAAGCTGAAGCGCCGGAAGCCTGGACAACCCTGCATCCCGTACAGTTTGCTGCACAAGCTCAAGTATGGGCGCGATCTGCAGGGCAATCCGGTCGATCCGAAGACGCTGCTACCCAACCTGAACCTAATCCTGGCCGACCTGAATTACTACGCACCGAACAACAACCTGTACGGGGGTGGCGCGGATCACGCGAGCgacacaccggccggcggtggtggtgcggtgttCAATAACCACTTTTACGACGCCGTCGGTGGCTACCCGTGCCAGGGCGCCAgtttcggcggtggcggtggccacaaaccGTTCCGGCCGCACCGGCCCCACGGAGGTGGTCCGCTGGGATTCTTCGGCCAGGGCGGACTCTTCGATTGGGTCCCGTCCGCCGACGCCGTCCAGAGTGACGAGGGTGTCGacgggggcggtggcggcaccggcaaccggcccGCGGTAGTCTTCAACCTGAACGACGCCATCGACAGTGTG GCTACGAACTGGCGACCGGGCGAAAGCTTCCAGAAGGTGATGGGCGTAATAGCGGACTTTATCACGCAGGTGGCAGGCGGTGCGGCcgccccggtggccgatgtTGCGTCCGATGTGCGCACCATCAACCGAGAGTTTTTCAGCCTCTTCGGGTAA